One window of Hujiaoplasma nucleasis genomic DNA carries:
- a CDS encoding metallophosphoesterase family protein, translating to MNILIFSDTHGDLQAYQEMRLYEQNIDKIYCLGDSGFSLEFLEEENISSVRGNYPFGPKVPFDIVENLGAFSLFLTHGHRYFVKFGLSNLKEKAKILRMDLALYGHTHKAKLIQENQLILLNPGALSYSRSHLFPSYAKMIIEDYKIHIYLINLKTQEVFQELHEVKHD from the coding sequence ATGAATATCCTGATCTTTTCTGATACACATGGAGACTTACAAGCCTATCAAGAAATGCGTTTATATGAACAAAATATAGATAAGATATATTGTTTAGGTGATTCAGGCTTTTCACTTGAATTTCTTGAAGAAGAAAATATATCTTCAGTAAGAGGCAATTATCCTTTTGGGCCAAAAGTGCCTTTTGATATTGTTGAAAATTTAGGAGCTTTTTCCTTGTTTTTAACTCATGGTCACCGATATTTTGTTAAATTTGGTTTATCAAATTTAAAGGAAAAAGCAAAAATCTTAAGAATGGATTTAGCCCTTTATGGTCACACACACAAAGCTAAGTTGATTCAAGAAAATCAATTAATTTTATTAAATCCGGGTGCTTTATCTTATTCAAGATCCCATCTTTTTCCATCTTATGCTAAAATGATTATAGAAGATTATAAAATTCATATCTATTTAATTAACCTAAAGACCCAAGAAGTCTTTCAAGAATTACATGAGGTTAAGCATGACTGA
- the rdgB gene encoding RdgB/HAM1 family non-canonical purine NTP pyrophosphatase → MMEIIIVSDNPGKIKEYQDKLKPIKLIPYKNILPIEDIPETGKTFRQNAFLKADTVHRMTNKACIADDSGLVVESLPDELGVHSKRFSIQMTDEANNKLLIKKLKGIENRKAYFHTSICLILPFEKPRFYEGQVHGEIIDQPQGHHGFGYDPIFKINELNQTLAQLDIQEKNKFSHRAKAMDLLIKDLKNEYPDLF, encoded by the coding sequence ATGATGGAAATTATTATCGTCAGCGATAATCCTGGCAAAATCAAAGAATATCAAGATAAGTTAAAACCAATTAAATTGATTCCATATAAAAATATCCTTCCCATAGAAGATATACCTGAAACAGGTAAAACTTTTCGTCAAAACGCTTTTTTAAAAGCTGATACAGTTCATCGAATGACGAATAAAGCTTGTATAGCTGATGATTCAGGTTTGGTTGTAGAAAGTTTACCAGACGAACTTGGTGTCCACTCAAAACGATTTTCAATACAAATGACTGATGAAGCCAATAATAAACTATTGATAAAGAAGCTTAAAGGTATAGAAAATCGTAAAGCCTATTTTCATACAAGTATCTGTTTAATCCTACCATTTGAAAAACCTAGATTTTATGAAGGTCAAGTCCATGGAGAAATTATTGACCAACCTCAAGGTCACCATGGTTTTGGCTATGACCCAATCTTTAAAATTAATGAACTTAACCAAACTTTAGCTCAATTAGACATCCAAGAAAAAAATAAATTTTCCCACCGGGCCAAAGCCATGGATTTACTAATAAAGGACTTGAAAAATGAATATCCTGATCTTTTCTGA